A genomic segment from Vicugna pacos chromosome 17, VicPac4, whole genome shotgun sequence encodes:
- the GPX1 gene encoding glutathione peroxidase 1, with amino-acid sequence MCAAQRSTAALAAAAPRTVYAFSARPLAGGEPVSLGSLRGKVLLIENVASLUGTTVRDYTQLNELQRRLGPRGLVVLGFPCNQFGYQENAKNEEILNCLKYVRPGGGFEPNFMLFEKCDVNGSKAHPLFAFLREALPTPSDDTTALMTDPKFITWSPVCRNDVSWNFEKFLVGPDGVPVRRYSRRFLTIDIEPDIEALLSQGPSST; translated from the exons ATGTGCGCGGCTCAGCGTTCCACGGCTGCGCTAGCGGCGGCGGCCCCGCGCACGGTATACGCCTTCTCTGCGCGCCCGCTGGCCGGCGGGGAGCCGGTGAGCCTGGGCTCCCTGCGGGGCAAGGTGCTGCTCATTGAGAATGTGGCGTCGCTCTGAGGCACAACGGTCCGGGACTACACCCAGCTGAATGAGCTGCAGCGGCGCCTCGGGCCCCGGGGCCTGGTCGTGCTGGGCTTCCCGTGCAACCAGTTTGGGTATCAG GAGAACGCGAAGAACGAGGAGATCCTGAACTGCCTCAAGTATGTCCGACCAGGAGGCGGGTTCGAGCCCAACTTCATGCTCTTTGAGAAATGTGACGTGAACGGCTCAAAGGCGCACCCGCTCTTCGCCTTTCTTCGTGAGGCCCTGCCCACTCCCAGTGACGACACCACTGCCCTCATGACCGACCCCAAGTTCATCACCTGGTCTCCAGTATGCCGCAACGATGTCTCCTGGAACTTCGAGAAGTTCCTGGTGGGCCCAGATGGTGTGCCTGTGCGCAGGTACAGCCGCCGCTTTCTGACCATCGACATTGAGCCTGACATCGAAGCCCTGCTGTCCCAGGGGCCCAGCTCTACCTAA
- the RHOA gene encoding transforming protein RhoA, producing MAAIRKKLVIVGDGACGKTCLLIVFSKDQFPEVYVPTVFENYVADIEVDGKQVELALWDTAGQEDYDRLRPLSYPDTDVILMCFSIDSPDSLENIPEKWTPEVKHFCPNVPIILVGNKKDLRNDEHTRRELAKMKQEPVKPEEGRDMANRIGAFGYMECSAKTKDGVREVFEMATRAALQARRGKKKSGCLVL from the exons ATGGCTGCTATCCGGAAGAAATTGGTGATAGTTGGTGATGGAGCCTGTGGCAAGACTTGCTTGCTCATTGTCTTTAGCAAGGACCAGTTCCCGGAGGTGTATGTACCTACGGTATTTGAGAACTATGTGGCAGATATTGAAGTGGATGGAAAGCAG GTAGAGTTGGCTTTGTGGGACACAGCTGGGCAGGAAGATTATGATCGCTTGAGGCCCCTCTCCTACCCGGATACCGATGTTATACTGATGTGTTTCTCCATTGACAGCCCTGATAGTTTAG AAAACATCCCAGAAAAATGGACTCCGGAAGTCAAGCATTTCTGTCCGAACGTGCCCATCATCCTGGTTGGGAACAAGAAGGATCTTCGAAATGATGAGCACACAAGGCGGGAGCTAGCCAAGATGAAGCAG GAGCCAGTAAAGCCAGAAGAAGGCAGAGATATGGCAAACAGGATTGGTGCTTTTGGGTACATGGAGTGCTCAGCAAAGACCAAAGATGGAGTGAGGGAGGTTTTTGAAATGGCCACAAGAGCTGCTCTGCAAGCCAGACGTGGAAAGAAAAAATCTGGGTGCCTTGTCTTGTGA